From Aurantimicrobium sp. INA4, one genomic window encodes:
- a CDS encoding heme o synthase, whose protein sequence is MNASESGTTAVSTVGFKRTVAAYVSLTKPRVMELLLAVTIPTMFLAQEGVPNLWLVLAVLIGGMMSAGSAGSFNCYIDRDIDRLMNRTKGRPLVTGEITDKQALIFSWALAVISTMWFLLFTNLLAASLSVSAIAFYVIVYSLVLKRRTPQNIVWGGAAGGFPVLIGWAAVTGSLSWAPVILFLIIFLWTPPHYWPLSWRYREDYKNANVPMLTVVRGRVTVGLQIVLYAWATVAATLLLVPVADMGWIYTAVALVAGAWFIVESHLLYSRALRQIDPKPMRLFHFSNGYLSVIFLAVAIDALLPF, encoded by the coding sequence ATGAACGCTTCCGAATCTGGCACCACTGCTGTGTCCACGGTCGGCTTTAAGCGCACAGTTGCTGCCTATGTTTCACTGACAAAACCTCGCGTGATGGAACTGCTGTTGGCAGTGACGATTCCCACCATGTTTTTGGCACAGGAAGGCGTTCCCAACCTGTGGCTGGTTCTCGCAGTCCTGATCGGTGGAATGATGAGTGCCGGTTCTGCTGGCTCCTTCAATTGCTATATCGATCGCGATATCGATCGTCTGATGAACCGCACCAAAGGGCGCCCACTCGTCACAGGTGAAATCACTGACAAACAAGCCTTGATTTTCTCGTGGGCCCTCGCAGTTATTTCCACTATGTGGTTCTTGCTCTTTACCAACCTGCTCGCAGCATCGCTATCTGTCTCCGCAATTGCGTTCTACGTCATTGTCTACAGCCTCGTGCTCAAGCGCCGCACTCCACAAAACATTGTCTGGGGTGGAGCTGCGGGTGGATTCCCTGTGCTTATTGGGTGGGCCGCTGTAACGGGCTCACTGTCCTGGGCTCCGGTGATTTTGTTCCTCATCATTTTCTTGTGGACACCACCGCACTATTGGCCACTGTCGTGGCGATACCGCGAAGACTACAAAAACGCCAACGTGCCTATGCTCACAGTGGTACGTGGTCGAGTAACAGTCGGTCTCCAAATTGTGCTCTACGCTTGGGCAACCGTTGCTGCCACGCTTTTACTTGTGCCGGTAGCAGACATGGGCTGGATCTATACCGCTGTTGCTCTCGTGGCAGGTGCTTGGTTCATTGTGGAAAGCCACCTGCTGTATTCACGAGCTCTGCGCCAGATAGACCCCAAGCCAATGCGCTTGTTCCACTTCTCGAATGGCTACCTGTCGGTGATATTCCTAGCAGTAGCTATCGATGCACTGCTGCCGTTCTAG
- the tkt gene encoding transketolase, translating into MAQLDWSELDNKAVDTARVLAADAVEKVGNGHPGTAMSLAPAAYLLWNKIMRRDPRDDQWIGRDRFILSVGHSSLTQYVQLYLNGYGLELDDLKALRTWGSLTPGHPEYGHTKGVEITTGPLGQGLASAVGFAYASRFERGLFDPNAALGTSPFDHFVYVIAGDGDLQEGVTAEASSLAGHQQLGNLIAIYDSNQISIEDDTTIAFTEDVAKRYESYDWHVQTVDWKKTGVYVEDVAALNDAIEVAQAVTDKPSLIILKTIIGWPSPKKQNTGKIHGSALGTDELKGLKEVLGFDPEQSFQVADEVIEHTRKAVAKGAAERAEWQKSFDAWAVANPENKKLLDRLEAGLLPDGVEAALPVFEGGTEVSTRAASGKVLNALGPVIPELWGGSADLAESNNTTLEGANSFVPAQWSTHEWTGDNYGRVLHFGIREHAMGAILNGIALHGKTRAYGGTFLIFSDYMRPAVRLAALMKVPSIFVWTHDSVALGEDGPTHQPIEQLATLRAIPELDVVRPADANEVAYAWKTILERRNGPAGIALTRQNIPVFTRGEGVATGDTFAHARETAKGAYILVDAANGKPDVIFIATGSEVQLAVAAREQLASEGIHARVVSVPCLEWFYEQPAAYQESVLPSAVKARVSIEAGLSLTWDKIVGSTGRSVSIEHFGASADYKTLFTKFGITTEAAVQAAKETLAAQK; encoded by the coding sequence ATGGCGCAGCTCGACTGGTCCGAATTAGATAACAAGGCAGTTGACACCGCGCGTGTTCTGGCGGCTGACGCAGTCGAGAAGGTGGGAAACGGTCACCCCGGAACCGCCATGAGCCTCGCACCGGCCGCATACCTCCTGTGGAACAAGATCATGCGTCGGGACCCACGGGATGACCAGTGGATTGGCCGCGACCGCTTCATTCTTTCCGTAGGACACTCTTCGCTCACACAGTACGTGCAGCTGTACTTGAACGGATACGGTCTTGAACTCGACGACCTCAAGGCTTTGCGTACCTGGGGCTCACTAACCCCGGGCCACCCTGAATACGGTCACACCAAGGGTGTAGAAATCACCACCGGTCCCCTAGGACAAGGCCTCGCTTCTGCTGTGGGCTTTGCTTACGCATCTCGCTTCGAACGTGGTCTTTTTGACCCCAACGCAGCACTTGGAACCAGCCCCTTTGACCACTTCGTTTATGTCATTGCTGGTGACGGCGACCTGCAAGAAGGTGTCACCGCTGAAGCGTCCTCTCTTGCCGGTCACCAGCAACTGGGTAACCTCATCGCGATCTATGACTCCAACCAGATTTCGATTGAAGACGACACCACCATTGCATTCACCGAGGACGTAGCCAAGCGTTACGAGTCTTATGACTGGCACGTCCAGACTGTGGACTGGAAGAAAACCGGTGTTTATGTTGAAGACGTCGCTGCCCTTAATGACGCCATCGAGGTAGCCCAGGCAGTCACAGACAAGCCTTCATTGATCATTCTCAAGACCATCATTGGTTGGCCAAGCCCTAAGAAGCAGAACACCGGAAAGATCCACGGTTCTGCACTCGGTACAGATGAGCTCAAGGGCCTCAAGGAAGTTCTCGGCTTCGACCCTGAACAGAGCTTCCAGGTAGCTGACGAAGTTATCGAGCACACCCGCAAGGCTGTGGCAAAGGGCGCTGCTGAACGCGCTGAATGGCAGAAGAGCTTTGACGCGTGGGCGGTAGCAAACCCAGAAAACAAGAAGCTTCTCGACCGCCTCGAAGCAGGCCTGCTTCCTGACGGTGTTGAAGCAGCGCTTCCTGTGTTTGAAGGTGGCACTGAAGTTTCTACTCGTGCCGCTTCTGGCAAGGTACTCAACGCGCTGGGACCCGTCATCCCTGAGCTTTGGGGCGGATCTGCTGATCTCGCCGAGTCCAACAACACCACCCTCGAAGGAGCAAATTCCTTCGTTCCTGCTCAGTGGTCAACCCACGAGTGGACAGGTGACAACTATGGTCGCGTCCTTCACTTCGGTATTCGTGAGCACGCCATGGGCGCAATCCTGAACGGTATCGCCTTGCACGGCAAGACCCGAGCTTATGGTGGAACCTTCCTCATCTTCAGCGACTACATGCGCCCTGCCGTGCGCCTGGCAGCACTCATGAAGGTGCCATCGATCTTCGTGTGGACCCACGACTCCGTGGCTCTGGGGGAAGACGGCCCCACACACCAGCCCATCGAACAGCTCGCTACTTTGCGCGCCATTCCTGAGTTGGATGTGGTTCGTCCTGCAGATGCAAACGAAGTTGCCTACGCCTGGAAGACAATCCTGGAACGCCGCAACGGGCCTGCAGGTATTGCTCTGACTCGTCAGAACATTCCCGTATTCACCCGCGGAGAGGGCGTTGCTACCGGCGATACCTTCGCTCATGCACGTGAAACCGCAAAGGGCGCCTACATTCTCGTTGACGCAGCAAACGGCAAGCCAGATGTGATCTTCATCGCAACCGGTTCTGAAGTTCAGCTCGCTGTTGCAGCTCGCGAACAGCTCGCCAGTGAAGGCATCCATGCTCGCGTGGTTTCTGTGCCGTGCCTCGAGTGGTTCTACGAACAGCCTGCGGCATACCAGGAGAGCGTTCTTCCGTCAGCGGTGAAGGCACGCGTTTCCATCGAAGCTGGCCTGTCGCTGACCTGGGACAAAATTGTTGGCTCCACAGGTCGTAGCGTCTCAATCGAACACTTCGGAGCGTCCGCAGATTACAAGACCTTGTTCACCAAGTTCGGCATCACAACCGAAGCTGCTGTCCAGGCTGCAAAAGAAACTCTCGCAGCCCAGAAATAA
- the tal gene encoding transaldolase: MSNSPTAQLSAAGVSIWLDDLSRERITSGNLQALIAEKNVVGVTTNPTIFAGALTNGESYAAQVKQLAAAGADAEAAVFEITTDDVADACDIFRGVFDATNGVDGRVSIEVSPTLAHDAPGTVDEAKRLWAKVNKPNALIKIPATLAGLDAITDVIGEGISVNVTLIFSLERYEAVIKAYLAGLEKAKANGHDLSKIHSVASFFVSRVDTEVDNRLNAIGTPEALALKSKAGLANARLAYELYEAQFNTPQAVSLLADGANVQRPLWASTGVKDPALPDTLYVTELVAAGIVNTMPEKTLDATFDHGVVTGDTITTNYADAKAVFAALAAVGVDFEDVTNVLESEGVSKFIISWGELLETVNTALAGA, encoded by the coding sequence ATGTCGAACTCCCCCACCGCACAACTGTCCGCAGCCGGCGTCAGCATATGGCTCGATGACCTCTCTCGCGAGCGCATCACCTCTGGCAACCTCCAGGCACTTATTGCTGAAAAGAATGTTGTGGGCGTGACCACAAACCCCACGATTTTTGCTGGCGCCCTCACTAATGGTGAAAGCTATGCAGCTCAAGTCAAGCAGCTAGCTGCAGCGGGGGCAGATGCTGAAGCTGCGGTCTTTGAGATCACAACCGATGACGTTGCAGATGCCTGTGACATCTTCCGGGGTGTATTCGACGCTACTAACGGTGTTGATGGACGTGTCTCTATCGAAGTATCTCCCACACTTGCTCACGATGCTCCAGGCACTGTTGACGAGGCAAAGCGTCTGTGGGCTAAGGTCAACAAGCCCAACGCGTTGATTAAGATTCCAGCAACTCTTGCTGGCCTGGATGCCATCACTGACGTGATTGGTGAGGGCATCTCCGTGAACGTAACACTGATTTTCTCTCTGGAACGCTACGAAGCAGTTATCAAGGCCTACCTTGCTGGTCTGGAGAAAGCGAAAGCTAATGGACACGATCTCTCCAAGATTCACTCTGTGGCGTCCTTCTTTGTTTCCCGCGTGGACACTGAGGTGGACAACCGCCTGAACGCCATTGGGACTCCAGAAGCCCTTGCACTCAAGTCCAAGGCAGGTTTGGCGAATGCACGCCTGGCTTATGAACTCTACGAAGCACAGTTCAACACTCCTCAAGCAGTTTCCCTGCTCGCCGATGGCGCGAATGTTCAGCGTCCACTCTGGGCCTCCACCGGCGTGAAAGACCCAGCACTTCCTGACACGCTCTATGTCACCGAGTTGGTTGCTGCTGGCATCGTCAACACCATGCCCGAGAAAACACTTGATGCAACATTTGATCACGGAGTCGTTACAGGTGACACCATCACCACCAACTACGCCGATGCCAAGGCAGTTTTTGCGGCATTAGCTGCAGTCGGCGTTGACTTTGAGGATGTCACCAATGTCCTCGAATCTGAAGGCGTCTCCAAATTCATCATCTCTTGGGGCGAACTCCTCGAGACTGTCAACACCGCACTAGCAGGAGCATAA
- a CDS encoding glucose-6-phosphate isomerase translates to MSFRIKVSGAAEAAVEKHVPQLVSDMVASSITAQDPALWGAEAESESAIRLGWTESVAISRPLVAEIQALRDQLREKGVNHIVLGGMGGSSLAPEVITATMQAELTVLDSTEPGQIQAAITDRLQTTAVVISSKSGGTVETDSQKRIYEAAFEAVGIDPLERIIVVTDPGSPLDKSAREAGYRVFNADPNVGGRFSALTAFGLVPSGLAGVDIAELLNEAEAISIDLAVDQPENPGLILGAAIAGTSPLKNKLALVTDGTHLVGFPDWAEQLIAESTGKEGTGILPVVLDVVSPELSAGYEDVQVLRLVDDAHEFHLLKHDRHEGEILVSGTLGAMFLVFEYATAVAGRLLGINPFDQPDVESAKIAARALLDNRPAPTEPLFTEKGIEVRAHGDLGDAKTVREAITAVLKQLPTDGYVSVQAYVDRVNFPEVHGVRDLVAARAGRPVTFGWGPRFLHSTGQFHKGGPAVGVFIQILQKPAGDVVIPERPFTFGELIAAQAAGDAAVLAEHGRPVLTLTLTNPATELEHLFAAFN, encoded by the coding sequence ATGTCTTTTCGCATCAAAGTATCTGGAGCAGCGGAAGCCGCTGTTGAAAAGCACGTCCCTCAGCTCGTTTCAGACATGGTTGCTTCGAGTATTACCGCTCAGGACCCCGCACTCTGGGGCGCTGAAGCTGAATCCGAATCTGCGATTCGCTTGGGATGGACAGAATCCGTTGCAATCTCTCGCCCTCTCGTTGCAGAGATTCAAGCATTACGCGATCAATTGCGCGAAAAAGGTGTCAACCACATTGTCTTAGGTGGAATGGGCGGCTCCTCTCTCGCTCCTGAAGTCATTACGGCCACGATGCAGGCAGAGTTGACCGTTTTGGATTCAACTGAACCAGGCCAGATTCAAGCAGCAATAACCGATCGTCTGCAGACCACGGCAGTGGTTATCTCAAGTAAGTCTGGTGGAACTGTTGAAACCGATAGCCAGAAGCGTATTTACGAAGCAGCTTTTGAAGCAGTAGGAATCGATCCCCTCGAGCGCATCATTGTTGTGACCGACCCAGGTTCACCGCTGGATAAGTCTGCTCGGGAGGCGGGATACCGCGTCTTCAACGCTGACCCCAACGTGGGTGGACGATTCTCCGCACTAACCGCATTTGGTCTTGTACCTTCCGGTCTCGCTGGAGTGGATATTGCTGAACTACTCAACGAAGCTGAGGCTATCTCCATCGACCTTGCTGTTGACCAGCCTGAGAACCCAGGTTTGATCTTGGGTGCAGCTATTGCGGGAACTTCTCCCCTGAAAAACAAACTTGCTCTGGTCACAGACGGGACTCACCTCGTTGGTTTCCCCGACTGGGCCGAGCAGCTGATCGCTGAATCAACAGGCAAGGAAGGAACTGGGATTCTTCCCGTTGTTCTTGATGTTGTCTCTCCTGAACTCAGCGCTGGATATGAGGATGTTCAGGTCCTTCGTCTTGTCGATGACGCACACGAATTCCACCTCCTCAAGCACGACCGTCACGAGGGCGAAATCCTGGTCTCGGGAACCTTAGGCGCCATGTTCCTTGTTTTCGAATATGCAACCGCTGTTGCAGGTCGTCTGTTGGGCATCAACCCCTTCGACCAGCCTGATGTGGAGTCCGCAAAAATTGCTGCTCGTGCCCTTCTGGATAACCGTCCGGCACCAACCGAACCCCTATTCACAGAAAAGGGCATCGAGGTCCGTGCACATGGCGATCTAGGAGATGCCAAAACCGTTCGTGAAGCAATTACCGCTGTACTCAAGCAATTGCCCACTGATGGTTATGTCTCCGTTCAGGCATACGTTGACCGTGTGAACTTCCCCGAGGTACACGGTGTCCGTGATCTTGTTGCCGCACGCGCAGGTCGTCCTGTCACCTTCGGCTGGGGACCTCGCTTCTTGCACTCCACCGGACAATTCCACAAGGGGGGTCCAGCTGTTGGTGTGTTCATTCAAATTCTGCAAAAGCCTGCTGGAGATGTCGTGATTCCAGAGCGCCCCTTTACCTTCGGTGAATTGATTGCAGCTCAGGCAGCAGGTGATGCAGCGGTATTGGCGGAACACGGTCGTCCCGTACTCACTCTCACATTGACGAACCCCGCTACTGAACTCGAACACCTGTTCGCAGCCTTCAACTAA
- the zwf gene encoding glucose-6-phosphate dehydrogenase: MSPVDITARHNPLRVAEDRRLNRIAGPCGLVLFGVTGDLARKKLMPAVYDLANRGLLPPGFALVGFARRDWVDQDFAQVVHDSVKQYARTEFREDVWQQLAKGIRFVQGEFNDDKAFERLKKTIAELDEKRGTMGNHAFYLSVPPRSFPEVVSQLKRAGLADEVEGQWRRVVIEKPFGSDLKTARELNDVVESVFPADSIFRIDHYLGKETVQNILALRFANQLFEPLWNAEHVDHVQITMAEDIGVGGRAGYYDGIGAARDVIQNHLLQLLALTAMEEPISFNAEDLRAEKEKVLAAVRLPENLAHSTARGQYASGWQGGEEVVGFLDEEGMNPKSVTETYAAMRLDIGTRRWAGVPFYLRAGKRLGRRVTEIAVVFKRAPQYLFADHQTSALGQNALVIRVQPDEGVTIRFGSKVPGAGMQVRDVTMDFGYGHAFTEASPEAYERLILDVLLGEPPLFPRHEEVELSWKILDPIEEFWATQGQPELYAPGTWGPASADELMARDGRVWRRP, from the coding sequence ATGTCACCTGTTGACATCACGGCCCGTCACAACCCCCTTCGAGTTGCCGAAGACCGCCGACTCAACCGCATTGCTGGCCCTTGTGGTCTTGTTCTGTTCGGCGTTACTGGGGACTTAGCCCGCAAGAAACTCATGCCTGCGGTCTACGACCTCGCAAACCGAGGATTATTGCCTCCTGGTTTTGCTTTGGTGGGTTTTGCTCGTCGCGACTGGGTCGATCAGGACTTTGCACAGGTCGTGCACGACTCCGTCAAGCAATATGCGCGCACGGAATTCCGTGAAGATGTGTGGCAGCAGCTGGCCAAAGGTATTCGCTTTGTTCAAGGTGAATTCAACGATGACAAGGCGTTTGAACGTCTGAAAAAAACCATCGCAGAGCTCGACGAGAAGCGCGGGACCATGGGAAACCATGCGTTCTATCTCTCCGTCCCACCTCGTTCCTTCCCTGAGGTTGTTTCTCAGCTCAAGCGCGCAGGGCTTGCGGATGAGGTTGAGGGCCAGTGGCGTCGCGTCGTGATTGAAAAGCCGTTTGGTTCAGACCTGAAGACAGCTCGGGAACTCAATGATGTCGTGGAATCGGTCTTCCCCGCGGATTCTATTTTCCGTATTGATCACTACCTGGGTAAGGAAACAGTTCAAAACATTCTTGCTTTGCGTTTTGCAAACCAACTGTTTGAGCCACTGTGGAATGCGGAGCACGTCGACCACGTCCAAATCACCATGGCTGAAGATATTGGCGTGGGTGGTCGTGCCGGATATTACGACGGTATTGGTGCCGCTCGCGACGTCATTCAAAACCACCTTCTGCAGTTGCTTGCTCTGACTGCCATGGAAGAACCTATCTCCTTCAATGCAGAAGACTTACGTGCTGAGAAAGAGAAGGTTCTTGCTGCTGTTCGCTTGCCAGAAAACCTGGCGCATTCCACCGCTCGCGGTCAGTATGCCAGCGGCTGGCAAGGTGGCGAAGAGGTCGTTGGCTTCCTCGACGAAGAGGGAATGAACCCCAAATCAGTGACCGAAACCTACGCGGCAATGAGGCTCGATATCGGAACACGACGCTGGGCAGGTGTCCCCTTCTACCTGCGTGCAGGCAAGCGCCTGGGACGTCGCGTGACAGAAATCGCAGTCGTGTTCAAGCGTGCCCCCCAATACTTGTTTGCCGACCACCAAACCTCTGCACTGGGTCAGAATGCTCTCGTGATTCGTGTTCAGCCTGATGAAGGTGTCACTATTCGCTTTGGCTCTAAAGTCCCTGGTGCGGGCATGCAAGTTCGTGACGTAACCATGGACTTTGGTTATGGTCACGCTTTCACCGAGGCAAGTCCTGAAGCTTACGAGCGTTTGATCTTGGATGTGCTCTTGGGAGAACCGCCACTATTCCCTCGTCACGAAGAGGTGGAATTGAGTTGGAAAATTCTTGACCCCATTGAAGAATTCTGGGCAACCCAAGGCCAACCTGAGCTGTATGCGCCTGGAACGTGGGGCCCTGCTTCAGCTGATGAATTGATGGCCCGTGACGGCCGTGTTTGGAGACGTCCATGA
- a CDS encoding glucose-6-phosphate dehydrogenase assembly protein OpcA, with the protein MILELPDTTTAKVAKELVNLREEGGAVALGRVLTLLISTTLGEEEVAIAAANEASREHPMRVIVLSVIEPEHSISNRLDAEVRVGGDAGASEVIVLRAYGKVGSDQQGLVTGLLLPDTPVVAWWPGAAPEKVSESALGKIAQCRITDSAAQKEPLQALDDLSRTYSPGDADFAWTRLTLWRTQLAAVLDQPPYEPIIEAHVTSTPDFPAAKMLAAWLQLQLQVPVTCDLTHTGLNWRGIHGVRLVRKSGAIELTRVEPTTARLEQPDQPNHDISMPLRSLRDCLAEELRRLDPDEVYGRVVTEGLPQIKMVTT; encoded by the coding sequence ATGATCCTCGAACTTCCTGACACAACTACCGCAAAGGTTGCCAAAGAACTTGTGAACCTTCGTGAAGAAGGCGGTGCGGTTGCTCTTGGACGTGTTCTCACTCTCCTGATTTCTACCACTCTCGGTGAAGAAGAAGTTGCCATTGCCGCCGCTAACGAAGCATCCCGTGAGCACCCTATGCGTGTTATTGTGCTTTCAGTAATCGAACCTGAACACTCCATTTCTAACCGATTGGATGCCGAAGTTCGTGTTGGTGGCGATGCCGGTGCCAGCGAAGTTATCGTGCTCCGCGCTTACGGCAAGGTAGGTTCTGACCAACAAGGTTTGGTAACAGGTCTTCTCCTCCCTGACACTCCAGTTGTTGCTTGGTGGCCAGGAGCTGCACCTGAAAAAGTTTCTGAATCTGCGCTAGGCAAAATTGCACAGTGTCGCATCACCGACTCTGCAGCTCAAAAAGAACCCCTGCAGGCGCTCGATGATTTGTCCAGAACGTATTCACCCGGTGATGCGGACTTCGCCTGGACTCGACTGACACTGTGGCGGACACAACTCGCAGCAGTACTTGACCAACCACCGTATGAGCCCATCATTGAGGCTCATGTCACCTCCACGCCAGACTTCCCAGCAGCAAAAATGCTTGCAGCCTGGCTGCAACTCCAACTTCAAGTTCCGGTGACCTGTGACCTCACTCACACCGGTTTGAATTGGCGTGGGATCCACGGCGTTCGCCTAGTGCGCAAATCTGGTGCCATCGAGCTCACTCGAGTTGAACCGACAACAGCCCGTCTTGAACAGCCTGATCAGCCCAATCATGACATCTCGATGCCATTGCGTAGTCTGCGTGACTGCTTGGCAGAAGAGCTGCGCCGTTTGGACCCCGATGAGGTTTATGGGCGTGTGGTCACTGAAGGTCTCCCCCAAATCAAAATGGTGACCACGTGA
- the pgl gene encoding 6-phosphogluconolactonase, with translation MSEETTLEAYADKQELIDNIDEIFEETVKDLLLQQENVHIVLTGGTVGIALLENIDPSHKLDWKRIHLWWGDERFVPAGHPDRNEGQATAALIHRLPIPAENVHRMPASDSGLTLDEAVDAYDDELARFWPELPEFDITLLGVGPDAHIASLFPGLEGIEVDDRAVIAVRNSPKPPAERISLTLPALNNSKNVWVVASGADKADAIYAAFTSESASEAPVSAVEGIEETVFFTDEAAAARLIEETN, from the coding sequence GTGAGTGAAGAAACCACACTCGAGGCATATGCCGATAAGCAAGAACTCATTGACAACATCGACGAAATCTTCGAAGAAACGGTCAAAGATCTTCTTCTGCAACAAGAGAACGTCCACATTGTCCTCACTGGTGGAACTGTCGGTATTGCCCTACTAGAAAACATCGATCCCAGCCACAAACTGGATTGGAAAAGAATCCATCTGTGGTGGGGGGATGAACGCTTTGTCCCTGCAGGCCACCCAGACCGAAATGAGGGCCAAGCAACAGCTGCTCTGATTCACCGCCTTCCCATCCCAGCAGAGAATGTTCACCGCATGCCAGCGTCCGATTCAGGATTGACGCTAGATGAAGCAGTCGATGCCTACGACGACGAGCTCGCGAGGTTCTGGCCAGAGCTTCCAGAGTTCGACATCACCCTGTTAGGCGTTGGGCCTGATGCCCACATCGCAAGCTTGTTCCCTGGGCTTGAAGGTATAGAGGTCGATGACCGCGCTGTCATCGCAGTGCGTAATTCCCCAAAACCTCCCGCAGAACGAATTAGCTTGACGCTTCCAGCGTTGAACAACTCGAAAAACGTCTGGGTTGTCGCCTCCGGCGCTGACAAAGCAGATGCCATCTATGCCGCGTTTACCTCTGAAAGCGCTTCAGAAGCGCCTGTGAGCGCCGTTGAGGGCATTGAAGAGACTGTGTTCTTCACCGACGAGGCTGCCGCAGCACGCCTCATAGAGGAAACGAATTAA
- a CDS encoding HAD-IA family hydrolase: MFFSLFTPGKTLKDIELPIAGLLFDNDGVLVDSHSAAVDAWNKWSARYVPDFDWSDRSNAGIRAEDMVRRHVSEDYYDEAVAYIHQLEQDSAHMTRALPGAVELLTSLMPGMWTVCTSANPRLGAARLQAAGLPLPAELVSSEDVERGKPHPDPYLRGAINLGLTPGECIVFEDAAAGIQAGLSAGAFCVIGVTKVALDTDVEIVVKSLAGLSYRDGVLHIPALSRLR; encoded by the coding sequence ATGTTTTTCTCACTTTTCACCCCAGGAAAAACCTTGAAAGATATTGAACTTCCTATCGCAGGTTTACTCTTCGATAACGATGGTGTTTTGGTGGACAGTCACAGCGCGGCTGTGGACGCGTGGAACAAATGGTCTGCGAGATATGTTCCTGATTTTGACTGGAGTGATCGTTCCAACGCCGGTATTCGTGCCGAAGATATGGTGCGCAGGCATGTGTCTGAGGATTACTACGACGAAGCTGTTGCCTACATTCACCAGTTGGAGCAAGACTCAGCACACATGACCCGAGCATTACCTGGAGCGGTAGAGCTCCTCACGTCGCTAATGCCAGGGATGTGGACCGTCTGCACTTCAGCTAACCCCCGACTGGGCGCAGCGCGTCTGCAAGCAGCGGGGCTTCCGTTACCTGCCGAGTTGGTTTCGTCTGAAGATGTGGAGCGAGGCAAGCCACATCCTGATCCGTATCTCCGAGGAGCAATAAATTTAGGCCTTACGCCAGGGGAGTGCATCGTTTTCGAAGACGCTGCTGCAGGTATTCAGGCAGGGCTATCCGCCGGTGCTTTCTGTGTCATTGGGGTGACAAAGGTTGCACTTGATACTGATGTTGAGATAGTTGTGAAAAGCTTGGCGGGGCTTAGCTATCGGGACGGTGTACTCCACATCCCCGCCTTGAGCAGATTGCGTTAA
- a CDS encoding RNA polymerase-binding protein RbpA: MASGGSAIRGSRVGAGPMGEQDHGIHAERIAISYWDALGNETVRYFAANLPEEEIPEIIDCPQSGLPAGRDKENPPELAKLEPYKTHLAYVKERRTEEEAEQILEDALHQLRVRRGTVKPTK, from the coding sequence ATGGCATCTGGCGGTAGTGCAATTCGCGGTTCGCGCGTCGGCGCAGGCCCAATGGGTGAACAAGATCACGGAATTCACGCTGAACGCATCGCAATCTCTTACTGGGATGCACTCGGTAACGAGACGGTTCGTTACTTCGCAGCGAACCTTCCTGAAGAAGAAATTCCGGAGATTATCGATTGCCCGCAGTCTGGTCTTCCCGCTGGTCGCGACAAGGAAAACCCACCTGAGCTAGCAAAGCTTGAGCCTTACAAGACTCACCTTGCCTACGTTAAGGAACGTCGTACCGAGGAAGAGGCAGAGCAGATTCTTGAAGATGCTCTCCACCAGCTCCGCGTTCGTCGCGGAACGGTCAAGCCGACTAAGTAA
- the secG gene encoding preprotein translocase subunit SecG, with translation MLILEIVLQVLLALTSLLLTLLILLHKGRGGGVSDMFGGGMSSTLGSSGVAERNLNRLTIILGLVWITCIVLLGLITKFQGA, from the coding sequence ATGCTTATTCTCGAGATTGTTTTGCAGGTTCTGCTTGCCCTCACCAGCCTGCTCCTCACTCTGCTTATCCTTCTTCACAAGGGTCGCGGTGGAGGTGTCTCAGACATGTTTGGTGGCGGTATGAGCTCAACACTCGGGTCTTCCGGTGTTGCAGAACGCAACCTCAATCGTTTGACCATCATTTTGGGGCTGGTGTGGATTACATGCATCGTCCTCCTCGGCCTCATTACTAAGTTCCAGGGAGCATAA